One window of Triticum dicoccoides isolate Atlit2015 ecotype Zavitan chromosome 5A, WEW_v2.0, whole genome shotgun sequence genomic DNA carries:
- the LOC119303632 gene encoding uncharacterized protein LOC119303632 — MAELAVAEDLLLRLAPELVDAVLLRLPPGEPACLVRASVVCKPWFRILADPGFRRRYLEFHRTPSVLGLFEDDGAYVRTSALPSVYPGRGRLVDRPLDCRHGRALLAPYSRSFREGEAVILTVLDPLTGRLRRVLSPVDEHVLWFSAAVLCAAQGCDHYGCQGGHFRLAVVTTDDAGVTSGWLYSSETHVWSELTTVGHPKVAYCANQGAPSVLVGETLYFNIDGIIELHLGKLCLSKFEKPIAGKGRLMTAQGGGLGFIAMVNVTNLTMWSGEAGAGPKGAMEWTKLRIIDLRKLLPAGALMTQTVDYGINGVAKGTQVIFVSTCLGSYMVDLKSRQVRMVSGRGRNITPYMSFYIPAIKAASTSKGQRAGASSVRRAGARGRR; from the exons ATGGCCGAGCTCGCAGTCGCAGAGGACCTCTTACTCCGCCTTGCGCCGGAGCTGGTCGACGCggtcctcctccgcctcccgccgggAGAGCCCGCCTGCCTCGTCCGCGCCTCCGTCGTCTGCAAGCCCTGGTTCCGCATCCTCGCCGATCCGGGATTCCGCCGCCGCTACCTCGAGTTCCACCGGACGCCCTCCGTCCTGGGTCTCTTCGAGGACGACGGTGCCTACGTCCGCACCTCCGCCCTCCCCTCCGTCTACCCTGGCCGTGGCCGCTTGGTCGACAGGCCCCTGGACTGCCGCCACGGCCGCGCGCTCCTCGCCCCCTACAGCCGCTCCTTCAGGGAAGGGGAGGCCGTCATCCTGACCGTCCTCGACCCTCTCACTGGCCGCCTGCGCCGCGTGCTCTCTCCGGTCGACGAACATGTGCTCTGGTTCAGTGCGGCGGTGCTCTGCGCCGCGCAAGGCTGCGACCACTACGGTTGCCAAGGAGGGCATTTCCGTCTCGCCGTCGTGACCACCGATGATGCAGGAGTCACGTCGGGCTGGCTGTACTCGTCGGAGACTCACGTGTGGAGCGAGCTCACCACCGTTGGTCACCCCAAGGTCGCCTACTGTGCCAACCAAGGTGCGCCAAGCGTCCTTGTCGGAGAGACACTCTACTTCAACATCGATGGCATCATCGAGCTTCACCTCGGTAAACtctgcttgtcaaagtttgagaagccGATCGCTGGCAAGGGGCGTCTCATGACGGCGCAAGGCGGTGGCCTCGGATTCATTGCTATGGTGAATGTCACAAATCTAACCATGTGGTCAGGGGAGGCTGGAGCTGGACCGAAGGGAGCCATGGAATGGACAAAGCTCAGGATAATCGATCTTAGGAAGCTGCTCCCTGCCGGGGCTCTCATGACCCAAACAGTTGATTATGGGATTAATGGCGTCGCCAAGGGCACCCAAGTCATATTTGTGAGCACATGTCTTGGTTCCTACATGGTCGATCTCAAATCTCGACAAGTCAGGATGGTGTCTGGTCGTGGCAGAAACATCACTCCCTACATGAGCTTCTACATCCCAG CAATTAAAGCAGCTTCCACTAGCAAGGGGCAGAGAGCTGGTGCTTCAAGTGTTCGCCGGGCTGGAGCAAGAGGGAGGCGGTAG